Sequence from the Maribacter algicola genome:
ACAAAAGTGTCAATAACCTGTGCTTTATCCGTAAACTCAATAATTGATGAGAAATTAGGGTTGAAATCCTTAAAGGAAATGTGCAATAACTTTTTGTTGGATGCTTGCAAGGGAGACAAAAACTCCTCTTCGATGATGTGAACAATATGTACCGATGCATCAAGGATTTTTAACAATTGCAAAAGAGGTTTTATGGTTTTTAGATTGCAGCCCTTTTTAAAGTCTGTAATGAAGGCTATTTTTTTTGGTAGTTTGAACTCTATTTCCTTCGGAACGGCCATGAGAGGACATTTTCTTAAATCCCTGATGGTTTGTACCGTATTACTTCCCATAAAAATTTCCTTGGCCCCGGTAGTTCCCTTGTTGCCCATGAACACCATATCTATATTAAAATCTCCTATTGTTTCATGAATGGCCTCACTTAGAAGTCCTTGCTTGGATAGCGTTTTAAATTCGTGTAATACATTCTTTTCGTCCAAGTGGATTTTATGGAAAGTCTTTTTCAAATTCTCCATGGACTCTTTTTTCAAGAGGTTGATTTTTTCATCGATCAAGTGATTTGGTTTTGGTAGAATGCCTGTCGGTTTTTTGAAAACATGTAGGATATAAAAAATGCAAGGCTTCTTAGCCAACAGCTTGGCAGCGTAGAAAAGGGCATTATATGCCTCATCTGAAAAATCAGTGGCCACAAGTATTTTAAGGGTCTTCATAATGTCAAGGTTGTGGAATGACCATAAAAGGAACCTTTACATGAAAACCAATTTTTTTGATAGTAGGTTCAATAAACAGTCGTTCCATGAACGTATGCTTGTTTTGTATCATGACCAACATATCAACTGTTGTATGCTCCTGAAATTTGTTGA
This genomic interval carries:
- a CDS encoding universal stress protein, whose product is MKTLKILVATDFSDEAYNALFYAAKLLAKKPCIFYILHVFKKPTGILPKPNHLIDEKINLLKKESMENLKKTFHKIHLDEKNVLHEFKTLSKQGLLSEAIHETIGDFNIDMVFMGNKGTTGAKEIFMGSNTVQTIRDLRKCPLMAVPKEIEFKLPKKIAFITDFKKGCNLKTIKPLLQLLKILDASVHIVHIIEEEFLSPLQASNKKLLHISFKDFNPNFSSIIEFTDKAQVIDTFVKNREVDIFSLVHTKESLFERLLKKPVLLDLSMYSTVPFLILPHRE